One segment of Desulfovibrio sp. JC010 DNA contains the following:
- a CDS encoding SIS domain-containing protein yields MWNKHTQNLQTCLSSIEVSGNDCCPDGCDEAFSVWKGMTEELRKQGKIIYLIGNGASASMASHFSADLAKNAHVHTQVFTDLALITALANDISYDQVFVEPLKRRLTADDMLVAISSSGNSPNVVNACSLAADTGASVITLSAMSAENKLRSMGDINFWLPAETYGMAETGHACILHYWMDSVSFPPA; encoded by the coding sequence TTGTGGAATAAACACACCCAGAATTTACAAACCTGTCTCAGTTCCATCGAAGTCAGCGGCAACGACTGCTGTCCCGACGGTTGCGATGAAGCTTTTTCCGTCTGGAAGGGAATGACCGAAGAGCTGCGCAAGCAGGGGAAAATCATCTACCTCATCGGCAACGGGGCCAGTGCCTCCATGGCCAGCCATTTTTCCGCCGACCTTGCCAAAAATGCCCACGTTCACACTCAGGTTTTCACTGATCTGGCCCTGATCACCGCCCTTGCCAACGACATTTCATATGATCAGGTCTTTGTTGAGCCGCTCAAACGCAGACTGACCGCGGACGATATGCTGGTAGCCATCAGCAGTTCCGGCAACTCACCGAACGTTGTAAATGCCTGCAGCCTTGCCGCTGACACCGGAGCCTCGGTAATCACCCTGAGTGCCATGTCCGCGGAAAACAAGCTGCGTTCCATGGGCGACATAAATTTCTGGCTGCCCGCTGAAACCTACGGCATGGCTGAAACCGGGCATGCCTGCATCCTGCACTACTGGATGGATTCAGTGTCCTTTCCCCCTGCATAA
- a CDS encoding radical SAM protein → MSDNLRIDSHKLHLHPERVAHWLAGENIYPLYMELSPAGSCNHRCKFCGLDFAGYKPDFLDTEIMTERLAEMGKLGVKSIMYAGEGEPLLHKDMARIIQTTKASGIDTALTSNAVLLNGKTAAEILPCTSWIKVSLNAGTPGTYGHIHGTQEEDFQRVLKNLENAADIREKQNSGCTLGVQLVLLPENEDEVENLAGLARDAGMDYLVVKPYSHHPQSICTEYKDINYTDCSELEERLQSYKTDSFNVIFRSATMKIWDGQKRDYKCCNALPFWSYIDAKGNVWGCSIYLNEDNFLYGNIHESSFEEIWTGPKRTASLKWCAENLDPTTCRVNCRMDKINAYLWELKNPGDHVNFI, encoded by the coding sequence ATGAGCGATAATTTACGCATTGATTCCCACAAACTGCACCTGCACCCGGAGCGGGTGGCCCACTGGCTGGCTGGTGAAAATATCTATCCGCTGTACATGGAACTGAGTCCCGCCGGATCCTGCAACCACCGCTGCAAATTCTGCGGGCTGGACTTTGCCGGATACAAGCCCGATTTTCTGGACACGGAAATCATGACTGAAAGGCTTGCCGAAATGGGGAAGCTGGGAGTCAAAAGCATCATGTATGCCGGGGAAGGTGAACCCCTGCTCCACAAGGACATGGCCCGGATTATCCAAACCACCAAAGCCAGCGGCATTGACACGGCACTGACCAGTAATGCAGTGCTGCTTAACGGGAAAACCGCAGCCGAAATCCTGCCCTGCACCAGTTGGATTAAAGTCAGCCTGAATGCCGGAACCCCGGGAACCTATGGCCACATCCACGGCACGCAAGAAGAAGATTTCCAGCGTGTGCTCAAGAATCTGGAAAACGCCGCCGACATCCGTGAAAAACAGAACTCCGGCTGTACACTCGGCGTGCAACTGGTACTGCTGCCTGAAAATGAAGATGAAGTGGAGAACCTTGCCGGACTGGCCCGCGATGCGGGCATGGATTATCTGGTGGTCAAGCCCTACTCACATCACCCGCAATCCATCTGTACTGAATACAAAGACATAAACTATACGGACTGCAGTGAACTTGAAGAGCGGCTGCAAAGCTACAAGACGGACAGCTTCAACGTGATTTTCCGCAGCGCAACCATGAAAATATGGGACGGACAGAAACGCGACTACAAGTGCTGTAATGCCTTGCCGTTCTGGTCATACATTGATGCAAAAGGAAATGTATGGGGGTGCAGCATCTACCTCAATGAAGATAATTTCCTATACGGAAATATTCATGAAAGCAGTTTTGAAGAAATCTGGACCGGACCAAAGCGGACAGCTTCGCTCAAATGGTGTGCTGAAAATCTTGACCCCACCACCTGCCGCGTAAACTGCCGCATGGATAAGATCAACGCCTATCTCTGGGAGCTTAAGAATCCCGGTGATCATGTAAATTTTATTTAA